The Sulfurihydrogenibium sp. DNA window TTTTTACTGCGTAATCTATAGCTTTTATTAAATTAGCTACATCTCCACTTCCGGTTGAATCTAAAATTTTTACTGACATTAATTTTACATACCAATTGAGACCTGCTACTCCTACATTATTATTTGTTACAGCTCCAATGATTCCTGCAACATGGGTTCCATGTCCATCATCGTCCTGAGTGTTATTATTATTAGAAGCAAAGTTCCATCCATAACAGTCATCAACAAAACCGTTATTGTCGTTATCTATGCCATCATTACAATTAGTTTCTCCCGTATTTTTCCATATATGATCTTTTAAATCTGGATGGTTTAAGTCAATGCCTGAGTCTATAACTGCTACAATGGTATTATCACTTCCTTTGCATGCATCCCATACTTTATTTGCCAATACTTTAACAAGCCCCCATTGAGAAGGATAGTATGGGTCATTTGGTATTGTTTCTAACTTTTTAATTATATAGTTTGGCTCTGCATATTCAACATTTGGGTCGTTTTTATATTTTTTTAAAGCATCTTCAACTTTCATATTTGAAGGAAGTTTTATTACATGGATATTGAGAGTTTTACTGATTGCTTGACTTTTTAGTGTTTGATTAGAAGGATTGCTTTTAAACTTAACAATAATTTCTCCTTCTTTGTATAGAGCAGCGTAGGAATTTGAAAAAGCAACTAAAATAAGCAATAACGTGAGACGTAAAACTTGAGACGTGAGGCGTTGATAAGTTGATGCTTTTAATTTCATACAAGTTTCCTCAAAAAATACAGTTTCAAATTATTATATAGTAACATGAGAGTGCTGTAAAAATTCTCGTAAGCTTACCTTTTCGTGTCGTCCTGGGGACTTTGGTCCGAAGGATCTCTTTTTGATTTGAAAAGAAAAATTTGAAAAGAAAAACAGGAGATTCTTCGCCGGCTACAGAATAACGATATTGATTTTTGATTAGCTTCACAAATATAACATTTAATTATATGCTACAATATTTTCAAAAAAAATATCAAACTTTCAAAAGGAGGAAGGGTTATGAAAAGAATTGCTGTTTTAGGTGTGGGTTCTATCTTTTTGTTTGCAGGCAGTTCAAAAGCTGGGTTTTTAATTGATTTTGAAGCATCTGTTGGTGCAATCCAACAAAAACCAAGCGGCTATGTTTCTTATAAGCCAATTTCAGACACTGACAAAATTGATGTTAAAAATGATGCTCATCTTGGGAACAAAACAAAGCCTTGGGCAAAGTTTAAGTTTGAACATCCAATTCCTATAATACCTAATATCAAATTAGCTTATATGCCAATGAAGTTTGACGGAAGCGGAGTATTAACAAGAAATATAAACTGGGGTAATTATACGTACAAAGCAAATGCAGATTATAACTTATCGGTAAAGCTTGATAGAGTTGATACTACTTTATATTACAATTTACCATTTATAAACACAGCTACAGCTGGAAAGTTAGATGTTGAGCTTGGATTAAATGTAAGAACAATTATGTTTGATGGTAAATTAAACGGTACAGACAAAAATACAGGTCAAAAAGTTTCAGAGAGTAAATCTATAACATTGCCTATACCAATGGGTCATCTTGCAGCTGAGATAAAGCCGATTAATCAAGTTTCCTTGTTAGGAGAGTTTAATTATATTGGCTACAATAAAAATACATATTATGACTATACAGCAGGTTTAAGATTAAATTCACATGGACTAATATCAACTCCATTAAAGCCTTTTATAGAAGTTGGTTATAGATATGAAAAATTAAAGTTAGATGAAAAGGATGTAAAATCCGATTTGAAAATAAAAGGTGGATACGCGTTAGTCGGCGTAAGATTTTAAAATGATTGACAGATTAAAAGAGTTTATAAACAGTAAAGCAGGTTATTTAAGTCTGTTTTGGACTTTCAGCCTGCTTGCTGTTTTTTTTATGTATGACAACTATCAAAAAAAATCAAATCAAATTTACAATGAATATGAAAAACTCAAAGAGATAAAGTTTTTAACAAATAACATTCAAAAACGAACCATTGAAAGCAGCGAACAAAGTATAAGAAATTTTTTAGCTGAAATGGGTCTAAACGTTGAAAGTATTAATGTTAACAATGATACCTTTGAGATAACAATGAATAACGTAAGCATCAAAAAGCTGGTCGAGATAATTTATAAGCTTGAAGAAAATGGCTATATAATAAAAAATATCAAGGCAGTTGATAATACAGGAAGCAATAGAATGAAAGTTATTTTAAGCTTCAGTAGTAGTTAAAAATGATTTTTACAGGCGTTTATAAAAACAAAAAAATATCTATATTTAAAAAGCCATTTAGTAAAGAATGGTCTATCATTGAAAAGGAAGGCAAAAACAAAATCTATGTAATACCAGCTGAAAATCTGATTTTTTTCTATGAGAAAACAAACATTCGTAAAGTCTCAGAGCTTAGAGAATATTATAAATTTGTCTTAGAAGAAAAGTATGGAAATATAACCTTTGACGTTCATTTAGAAGATGATACTGCTTATGTTTTAGCATACAAAAATTTTGATGTAAAAGATTTTTACGCTCTTGATGGAGAGATTTTTTCTCTTCTTAGAGTTTATAATCTTCTATCAGAAGATGATGGCTACTGTATAAATTTTGAAAAAGAAAAATTAACCTTTGTTTCTGTAAAAAATAAAAACATAGACGCTTACAGAGTTATACTGGAAAAGGACGCTGATATTGTCAACAATCCGGACTGGCTAAAAGAAAATCTTCCGGAGCTTGAAAATAAGCCTGTCTTGATAGTTGGAGACAGTGGAAATATAAATAAATTGAAAGAACTTTTTAAAGATTATAGATTAATAGAGAATCACTACTGTTCAAATGATTTAGCTGTCGCATTTGGTGGGGCTTTAAAAGGTATTTTAAAAGACCATAGACTATCTTTCAGAAAAACAACCCTTAGCGAAGAGGATAAAATAAGACTTAAAAATCTGTTCTTAATAAGCATTGCATCTTATCTTGTTAGCTACTTTCTTATAGAAAAGGTTTCAGAAAATAAGTTAAAAGAGATAAAAAATTTACAAAGACAAGAATTTAGAAAAGCTTTTCCGGATGTGCCGGTAGTTTCTCCTTACATGCAGATAAAAAGCATGGTTAAACTTGGGTCTAATTTTGATTTATCTAAAAAATTAGCTGAAATAAACCTGCCAAAGGATGCAAAAATTTATTTAATAGAATTTTATGATGGGAAATTGATTATGAAAGGGGAATCAAGTCAGCCACCGGAAAATACAAAAAGTGTAAAAAAACTACCTAACGGAAATTTTGAGTTTGAAATAGAGGTTAAATAATGGATATTCTTAAAGAATACAAGCTTATTGTAGAGGAAGAAAATGAACATTATATAAAGCTGATAGTTCCAAACAACTACAATCCTTTTGTTATTGAAGAGATTAGGTTTAGAACAGGGAAAAATGTAATCATAAAAAAAATTCCACAGGAAGAATTTTCCAAACTACTGCAAGAAAAATTATCAGAAAGTGAAATACTTATAGAAGAAAGCAGCGAAGAAGTTAAGACAGCGCAAGATATTTTAATAGCAGAAGATGAAAGTCCTATAATCAATCTTGTTAACTCTGTTTTGATTAAGGCAAGCACATTAAAAGCTTCAGATATTCACTTTGAACCATACGAAGATGTGGCTTTGGTTAAGTTAAGAATGGACGGCATTCTTCATGAATATCTGAAAATACCTGTAAGCACGTATAATTCGGTTGTTACGAGAATAAAAGTAATGGCAAATTTGAACATTGCAGAGAGAAGAGTTCCGCAAGATGGAAGGATTGGCGTAAAGATAGGCGGAAAAGATTTAGATGTTAGGGTTTCTATACTTCCAACTGTTTTTGGTGAAAGAGTAGTTTTAAGACTTCTTGATAAATCTGGCTTTTTACTAACATTAGAAGACATAGGTTTGTCAGAAGAAAATTTAGAAAAATTAAGAAGACTTTTAAAAAAGCCTTATGGAATGGTTATAGTAACTGGACCAACCGGAGCAGGTAAAAGTACTACCTTATACGCTTCTTTACTGTATATAAAAGACCCAAGAAAAAACATAATTACAATTGAAGACCCGGTAGAGTATCAGATAAAAGGTATAAATCAAATCCAAGTAAATCCAAAAGTAGGGTTAACGTTTGCAAACGGTTTAAGGTCAATTCTTAGACAGGACCCGGATATTATTCTCGTTGGAGAAATAAGAGATACAGAAACGGCAGATATTGCAGTTCATGCAGCGCTTACAGGACACTTTGTCTTAACAACATTGCATACAAACGATGCCATCTCTTCAATCGCAAGGCTGATAGATATGGGAATAGAGCCATTTTTACTCGGAAGCTCCTTAGAAGGATTGATTGCTCAAAGACTTGTTAGAAAAATCTGTGAAAATTGCAAAACTCCATATACTCCAACAGATGCAGAAATCTTAGAGCTAAAATTAAATCCAAATGAAAATTATACATTCTATAAAGGCGTTGGCTGTGAAAACTGCCTTGGTACAGGTTACAAAGGGAGGATTGCTATATTTGAAGTTCTTGAAATCGACCAAGAATTAAAAACGATGATAAGTAAAAATGAAAATCAATTTGAGATTTATAAAAAGGCAAGAGAAAAGGGTTTTAAAACTATGTTTGAAGATGGTATAGTTAAAATATTAAAAGGTATTACTACACCGCAGGAAGTTTTAGCGGTAATTAAGCAGTAGGAGAGTTAAGAATGAAGAAAATTTTAACGATTTTAATAATTTTTGTTTTTACAACAAGCAGTTTTTCTGCTTCGGATAAGAAAATAATATTAAACTTTAAAGATGCTCCAATATCTGATGTTGCAGACTTTATGTCTAAAATAACAGGTAAAAACATTATTGTTTCTGAAGATGTAAAAGGAAATTTAAACTTAGTATCCTCTAAACCTGTAAGCGTAAATGAAGCTTGGGACATATTTACCTTAGCTTTAGCCTTAAACAACCTTACTGTAATATCAGATAAAAATTATGTCAAAATTGTTCCGGCAGATAAAAATATACCTGTTGGAAGATTTTCAAAAGCCCAAGCCTCTGGCGAGATGGAGCTTTACATATACTATCCTGAGAATATTACAGCCACAGACCTATTAAATACAATAAGACCATTTTTATCTCAAGTTGCAAAAACATCTATAAATGGACAGTCTAACGCACTTCTTATTTACGATTATAAAGGAAATATCGATAAAGTAAAAAGCATCATTAAATCTTTAGACTCTAAGGAGAAGGCTGGAGATATTTATGTGTATAAATTAAAGTATGCCCAAGCAGAAGAGCTCTACAAAGCTTTAATACCTTTGATGCAGATGATACAAAAAACAAACCCACAATTTACAATGACAGCGGATAAGAGCAGCAACTCTATTGTTATTTTTGCTTCAAAATCAGTATACAACACGATAAAAGACATGTTAGATAATCTTGATTCTGAAAGGGTCATCACAGAAGGAAGAAGTTTTTATATCATACCGTTGAAGTTTACAACAGTTATGGAAATCAGCAGAAGTTTATCTCAGCTTTTAACAGGTAGTACAGTTCCGATAAACGAACCTTCAGCACAACAGATACAGCAAAATCAGCTACAATCTAACCCAAATCAGCCATTCACAGGACAGATAGGACAGGATAGATCATCTCAGTTTAATCAGCCATTGGGACAAACAAATCAACCGTTTCCTGCACAATCAACGATGCCGACAACTCAAACATCTACATCAGTCCAAGCTTTACCTTCAATCGTCACAAAAGAGGGTATAAAAGTTGGGTTTGATGTGGGGACAAACTCCGTTATTGTGTATGCAAATAAAAATGAGTACGAAGGAATTAAAAGGCTCGTAGAGATTTTAGATGTTAGAAGAAAGCAGGTTTTAATAACAACTTCTATCGTTGAAGTTTCTGCAAAAAAACTTTTTGAGCTTGGCGTTAACTGGCAAGCCTTAGGAACTAAAGGAGGGGCTGCGTTTAGAGGTCTAACTCAAGATGGGATATACCAAGCTTTCTCCTCGGGTAATTTTTTAATGGGTGTGTTTACAAATTCAGGTAAGACTGTATCCGTCGGTGGTACAAGCGTATTTTTGCCTGACCTTGCCTTGCTTTTTTCACTTCTTGAATCTGGAAGCGGTTTTAATATAATTTCTAATCCAAAAGTGTTGACGTTAGACAATCAATTAGCAGAAATAAAGGTTGGAAACGTCATTCCATTTGCAAGCGGTGTAAGATTTGATATAAACGGACAGCCAATCATTACATACGATTATAGAGAAGTTGGTCTTGATTTAAAAGCTATTCCAAGGATTTCTTCAGAAAACACTCTTAGATTGAGCTTAAATTTAATTTTACAAGAAGTGACAGATTACATTAGACCATCTGTTGGAAACCTATCTTATGCCGTGCCGGTAACATCAAACAGGTCTTTAAATTCTGATGTTGTAGTTGAAAACGGTCAAGTAATTGTCATAGGCGGATTGGTTAGCAACAAAACAATAAAAGCTATAAACGGTATTCCGGGGTTAAAAGATATTCCTATAGTTGGCAACCTGTTTAAGTATCAATCAGAATCGGATGATAAAACTACTTTATTTATATTCTTAACGCCTTATATAATTTCATCTCCGGAGGAGCTTACAAAAATAACAGAAGAACACAGAAAGCTATCAGAAGAGATTAATAAGATGCTAAAAGGTGAGAAAGTGAATAAGTGAAAGGCAAAAGGGCGGAGATTCTTCGCTGTAGCTTAAGAGTGACAGAATAGGGCTATAAAAAAGAGATTCTGAGCTAAATTATAAAATGGCAAGAAAGTTTAAGGAGACTAAATGACACTAAACAAAGGGCTTATTAGCTTAATAATAGGTTTTATTTTGCTACTGCTTACAATCTTATTTATACCTAAGTATATGATTTTTAGCAAACTTGCATCAGATAATAATATTTTCTTTTACAGTCAGTCAGTTAGAGAAACACCTTTTTCTATACAGTTTAAAAATCTAAATCTGTTTTATGCAGATAAAAAAGTTCTCTCTGATGTAAATGCAACCTTGAAATTAATACCTTTAAGTCTTAATTTAGATTGTAAAGGAAAGCCGGCAACGTTTAAGGTTGGGTTATCAAAAACATACCAGATGGATTTTAAAGATTTTTCTTGTTTGGAAGGTGTTAGTAAAATCAGCGGTAGCTTAAAAGTATCCGATGGGTTTTTTGGAAGGCTAAAGCTTGAAAATATTAATGCAAACGGAACAAAGCTTGAGTTTTTAGAGATAGATTTTAAAGATAAAGTATTTGATTTTAAAGGCTCTTTTAATGGGATAGCTTTTACTGGCAACGGTCAAGTATCTTTTAACAAAGATAATCCTTTAATGTCAAAGATTAATGGCAAAGCTTCGGCTTCATCCTTTAATTTTGTTTTATCCGGCAGTTTATTAGACCTAAAATATAACTTCCAATGATTATAATCGTTGTTTTGATGGCTTTTTTGACGATGTCTTTTTATGTGATAGATAGTTATCAGTCAAGCATTTCTACAAACAGCTACGTTCAATCTGTTTATGGAAAGGTTCAGGCTTTATACATAGCAGATGCAGGTTTTAATCTGGCTAAATACATTCTTGATAATGATGACCAAAGCATTGATTCTCTACAGGATAAATGGACGCTTCCTTTTAATTACTCACAAAATAATGTTAAAGTTAGCATATCAATCTATGATGAAAACAGATATATAAATCTAAACCTTGCCGGCGATCCGGGTTATGGGAAAATTGTTGACAATCTGTTTAAAAATTTGATGATATCTCCTGAGAAAGAAAGAAATCTGCTTGTATGGATAGGAAGGCAAGAAGGAACGCTTCAAACAGGCTATCCTGTCAAAAAAGCTCATATGGATAGCCTATATGAGCTTATACTGATTGGCTTTAAAGATGAAGATTTAAATGGTAAGTTGGTTGAAAAGGACTTTTATCCAGGATTGATAGAAACTTCTACCGTTTACACAAACGGAAAGATAAACATCAACACAGCTCCTTTGTGGGTTTTAAAGTCTCTTGATGAAAGGATAGACGACAATTTAGCTCAAAAAATCATTGAGAAAAGGAGTAAAGAACCTTTTAAACAAGTAAAAGATTTGATTTTGGTAGATGGTTTTACGTTTGATATGCTTTATAAGATACAAAATTATATAGATGTTAAGTCTGATATTTTTCATGTAGTTGTAAATGTAGGCGTTGGAAGTACTGAGTTGAAAGTTGATTATGTGTATGACAGAGTTGGGAAAAGAATTATTTATAAGGAAATTTTGTAAAGAAGGCAAGTAGGCGAGAGACTAAAAGGCGGAAGATTCTTTTCTCTGTAGCTCAAAGTAACAAAATTAGCGGCTTATTATCTATCAGAGAAATAAAAGACTAACATAATTTTAGATTTTCTCAAAATATACAAAACTATTGCAAAAAAAATTTTTTGATTTATTTTTTATTATAAAGGTATGATTTTAGTCATAATTTAAAAGTAAAACAGGTTAGTTAAGAAATGAAAGGAATGCGAGATTCTTTACTCGGTTACAGAATGATGAGATGGAGAGATTTGTCATCTTGAAGACGCAAGTCTGAAGGTTTATTTTTTCAAAAAATATCCTTCGTTGCAGCTTCAAAATGACCTTTTCTAACTCCTCTTCTCATCCTGAAACCCAACACTA harbors:
- the gspD gene encoding type II secretion system secretin GspD, whose amino-acid sequence is MKKILTILIIFVFTTSSFSASDKKIILNFKDAPISDVADFMSKITGKNIIVSEDVKGNLNLVSSKPVSVNEAWDIFTLALALNNLTVISDKNYVKIVPADKNIPVGRFSKAQASGEMELYIYYPENITATDLLNTIRPFLSQVAKTSINGQSNALLIYDYKGNIDKVKSIIKSLDSKEKAGDIYVYKLKYAQAEELYKALIPLMQMIQKTNPQFTMTADKSSNSIVIFASKSVYNTIKDMLDNLDSERVITEGRSFYIIPLKFTTVMEISRSLSQLLTGSTVPINEPSAQQIQQNQLQSNPNQPFTGQIGQDRSSQFNQPLGQTNQPFPAQSTMPTTQTSTSVQALPSIVTKEGIKVGFDVGTNSVIVYANKNEYEGIKRLVEILDVRRKQVLITTSIVEVSAKKLFELGVNWQALGTKGGAAFRGLTQDGIYQAFSSGNFLMGVFTNSGKTVSVGGTSVFLPDLALLFSLLESGSGFNIISNPKVLTLDNQLAEIKVGNVIPFASGVRFDINGQPIITYDYREVGLDLKAIPRISSENTLRLSLNLILQEVTDYIRPSVGNLSYAVPVTSNRSLNSDVVVENGQVIVIGGLVSNKTIKAINGIPGLKDIPIVGNLFKYQSESDDKTTLFIFLTPYIISSPEELTKITEEHRKLSEEINKMLKGEKVNK
- a CDS encoding TIGR04219 family outer membrane beta-barrel protein, which encodes MKRIAVLGVGSIFLFAGSSKAGFLIDFEASVGAIQQKPSGYVSYKPISDTDKIDVKNDAHLGNKTKPWAKFKFEHPIPIIPNIKLAYMPMKFDGSGVLTRNINWGNYTYKANADYNLSVKLDRVDTTLYYNLPFINTATAGKLDVELGLNVRTIMFDGKLNGTDKNTGQKVSESKSITLPIPMGHLAAEIKPINQVSLLGEFNYIGYNKNTYYDYTAGLRLNSHGLISTPLKPFIEVGYRYEKLKLDEKDVKSDLKIKGGYALVGVRF
- a CDS encoding GspE/PulE family protein: MDILKEYKLIVEEENEHYIKLIVPNNYNPFVIEEIRFRTGKNVIIKKIPQEEFSKLLQEKLSESEILIEESSEEVKTAQDILIAEDESPIINLVNSVLIKASTLKASDIHFEPYEDVALVKLRMDGILHEYLKIPVSTYNSVVTRIKVMANLNIAERRVPQDGRIGVKIGGKDLDVRVSILPTVFGERVVLRLLDKSGFLLTLEDIGLSEENLEKLRRLLKKPYGMVIVTGPTGAGKSTTLYASLLYIKDPRKNIITIEDPVEYQIKGINQIQVNPKVGLTFANGLRSILRQDPDIILVGEIRDTETADIAVHAALTGHFVLTTLHTNDAISSIARLIDMGIEPFLLGSSLEGLIAQRLVRKICENCKTPYTPTDAEILELKLNPNENYTFYKGVGCENCLGTGYKGRIAIFEVLEIDQELKTMISKNENQFEIYKKAREKGFKTMFEDGIVKILKGITTPQEVLAVIKQ
- a CDS encoding type II secretion system protein GspK translates to MIIIVVLMAFLTMSFYVIDSYQSSISTNSYVQSVYGKVQALYIADAGFNLAKYILDNDDQSIDSLQDKWTLPFNYSQNNVKVSISIYDENRYINLNLAGDPGYGKIVDNLFKNLMISPEKERNLLVWIGRQEGTLQTGYPVKKAHMDSLYELILIGFKDEDLNGKLVEKDFYPGLIETSTVYTNGKININTAPLWVLKSLDERIDDNLAQKIIEKRSKEPFKQVKDLILVDGFTFDMLYKIQNYIDVKSDIFHVVVNVGVGSTELKVDYVYDRVGKRIIYKEIL